In the Pseudothauera hydrothermalis genome, one interval contains:
- a CDS encoding site-specific recombinase, whose product MKQDFASILQQFGDPARDPIAVWVALVDRLRPRKAHDTARAQQNLQELCVLIERREDLRIRLREALLSLVRERKQVSMYVTSGLLPSTGFFSETARRISGRLLPEVLDPTYMKDLLSVVFHRADDELWVRAIPDEEWVAFLNRLLAADAPAAAQDEAACANGKVPNALEELMEGLRILSYHVSAIGLDPELVRIDPTLEEHESPFIAQNEEVLAYLAQYRAWWCDPAQPLADERHLSVMLDQCAEVLQRVRRRATKIGTSLTLTFKLERLRQHLARMADLLDLLRCLHQDRKVHTITAQLVALFKQLVHAECRKNKLSDYWGQNVELVSLRMTESASKTGEHYITTTRGEYFRMLRSAAVGGFIIALMAAFKLVLHEQGFAPLNEALSFCLNYGLGFVLIHILGGTVATKQPAMTANAIAASIGEAKGKTRNLENLADLIARTVRSQLAAIVGNVGVAVPMAILLALAVRQLTGEPFVDATRASALLEDVDPRGGTLFYAAVAGVCLFLSGLIAGYYDNLSAYNRVPQRLRQLRWARRLLGEARLDRVAAYVENNLGTLAGNFFFGFLLGGATALGVLFGLPLDIRHIAFSSAYVGYAAEGLDFTLSWQMAALAAAGVAGIGLVNLAVSFSLTLYVAMRARRITFANARTLVRLLLSRLLYRPQDFILPPFKDAPNPPREAPPTEMGSTPPPHTAQGEGHSDRALGPDASNR is encoded by the coding sequence TTGAAACAAGACTTTGCAAGCATCCTGCAGCAGTTCGGCGACCCCGCCCGCGACCCGATCGCGGTCTGGGTGGCGCTGGTCGACCGTCTGCGCCCGCGCAAAGCGCATGACACCGCGCGCGCCCAGCAGAACTTGCAGGAACTTTGCGTACTGATCGAGCGCCGGGAAGATCTGCGCATCCGCCTGCGCGAGGCGTTATTGAGCCTGGTGCGCGAACGCAAGCAGGTATCGATGTACGTGACCTCCGGCCTTTTGCCGTCGACCGGCTTTTTCTCCGAGACCGCGCGGCGCATCTCCGGCCGTCTGTTGCCGGAGGTGCTCGATCCAACCTATATGAAGGACTTGCTGAGCGTGGTCTTTCACCGCGCCGACGATGAACTTTGGGTGCGGGCGATTCCAGACGAGGAATGGGTGGCTTTCCTGAACCGGCTGCTCGCTGCCGACGCGCCCGCCGCGGCGCAGGACGAGGCCGCCTGCGCAAACGGCAAGGTACCGAACGCGCTGGAAGAACTCATGGAGGGGCTGCGCATCCTGTCTTACCACGTCTCGGCGATCGGCCTGGACCCGGAGCTGGTGCGCATCGACCCGACGCTGGAGGAACATGAATCGCCCTTCATCGCGCAAAACGAGGAAGTACTCGCCTATCTGGCCCAATATCGCGCATGGTGGTGCGATCCGGCTCAGCCGCTGGCCGATGAGCGCCATCTTTCGGTGATGCTCGATCAATGCGCCGAGGTACTGCAGCGGGTGCGCCGCCGCGCCACCAAAATCGGCACCAGCCTCACCCTGACCTTCAAGCTCGAAAGGCTGCGTCAGCACTTGGCGCGCATGGCCGACCTGCTCGATCTATTGCGCTGCCTGCATCAGGACCGCAAGGTGCATACGATCACGGCGCAACTGGTGGCGCTATTCAAGCAACTGGTGCACGCCGAGTGCCGCAAAAACAAGCTCTCCGACTACTGGGGTCAAAACGTCGAACTGGTGTCGCTGCGCATGACCGAAAGCGCCAGCAAAACCGGCGAGCACTACATCACCACCACCCGTGGCGAATACTTCCGTATGTTGCGCTCGGCCGCGGTGGGCGGCTTCATCATCGCCTTGATGGCGGCTTTCAAGCTGGTGCTGCACGAACAAGGTTTCGCGCCGTTGAACGAGGCGCTGAGCTTTTGTCTGAATTACGGCCTGGGCTTCGTGCTGATCCATATTCTTGGCGGCACCGTGGCCACCAAGCAGCCGGCGATGACCGCCAACGCCATTGCCGCCTCGATCGGCGAGGCCAAGGGCAAGACCCGCAACCTGGAAAATCTCGCCGATCTGATCGCGCGCACGGTGCGCAGCCAGTTAGCGGCCATCGTCGGCAACGTCGGAGTGGCAGTACCCATGGCCATCCTGCTGGCACTGGCAGTGCGCCAACTCACCGGGGAGCCCTTCGTCGATGCCACCCGGGCAAGCGCCCTGCTCGAAGACGTCGACCCGCGCGGCGGCACCCTGTTCTATGCCGCCGTCGCCGGCGTCTGCCTGTTTTTGTCCGGTTTGATCGCCGGCTACTACGACAATCTTTCTGCCTACAACCGTGTGCCGCAAAGGTTACGTCAGTTGCGCTGGGCACGCCGCCTGCTGGGCGAAGCCCGCCTTGACCGGGTGGCGGCTTACGTGGAAAACAACCTCGGCACCCTGGCCGGCAACTTCTTCTTCGGCTTTTTGCTCGGCGGTGCCACCGCACTGGGCGTGTTGTTCGGCCTGCCGCTGGACATTCGCCACATTGCTTTTTCTTCGGCCTATGTGGGCTATGCCGCCGAGGGGCTCGACTTTACCCTGAGCTGGCAAATGGCGGCGCTGGCCGCGGCTGGCGTGGCGGGCATCGGCCTGGTGAATCTGGCGGTCAGTTTTTCGCTGACCCTCTATGTGGCCATGCGCGCACGGCGAATCACCTTTGCCAACGCCCGCACGCTGGTGCGTTTGCTGCTGAGCCGTCTGCTCTACCGCCCACAGGACTTCATCCTGCCGCCATTCAAGGATGCGCCGAACCCGCCGCGTGAAGCACCGCCAACCGAAATGGGCAGCACACCGCCACCGCACACCGCGCAAGGCGAAGGGCACAGTGACCGTGCGCTTGGTCCGGATGCATCAAACCGCTAG
- a CDS encoding HDOD domain-containing protein, whose product MVLLAQPLESVDAYVEFFTSQPLPVLKHTVRELASLRADMDTVSGKRLAAVVLGDPLMTMKLLTYLQTHRGHSQNHDITTIDRAIMMLGLESFFRLFGDMPTLEEALAAHPKALLGVLKVIGRARKAAHYARDWAILRHDLDVDEITVAALLAEATEILCWTFAPTLTERVYAMQRADRNLRSVVAQRAVFGTTAQDIQHALVRAWQLPELLITLMDPNQADNPRVRNVLLATDFARHVAHGWDDAALPDDLAAIEQLVHVNRVQLLHRLGAPEEALARFLPAEPG is encoded by the coding sequence ATGGTCCTGCTCGCCCAGCCGCTCGAATCGGTCGACGCCTATGTCGAGTTCTTCACCTCCCAGCCGCTGCCGGTGCTCAAACACACGGTGCGCGAGCTCGCCAGCCTGCGCGCCGACATGGACACGGTCAGCGGCAAGCGCCTGGCTGCGGTCGTGCTCGGCGACCCGCTGATGACCATGAAGCTGCTCACCTATCTGCAAACACACCGAGGGCACAGCCAGAACCACGACATCACCACCATCGACCGCGCCATCATGATGCTGGGGTTGGAGTCATTTTTCCGCCTGTTTGGCGATATGCCCACGCTGGAAGAAGCACTGGCCGCGCACCCCAAAGCGCTGCTCGGCGTGCTCAAGGTCATCGGGCGAGCACGCAAGGCCGCCCACTACGCACGCGACTGGGCGATACTGCGTCACGACCTGGATGTGGACGAAATCACCGTCGCCGCGCTGCTGGCCGAAGCCACCGAGATACTGTGCTGGACGTTCGCCCCGACGCTGACCGAACGCGTCTATGCCATGCAACGCGCCGACCGCAACCTGCGCAGCGTGGTTGCACAACGCGCGGTCTTCGGCACCACAGCGCAAGACATCCAGCACGCACTGGTACGCGCCTGGCAACTGCCGGAGCTGCTGATAACGCTGATGGACCCCAACCAGGCCGACAACCCGCGGGTACGCAACGTGCTGCTCGCCACCGATTTTGCCCGCCATGTCGCCCACGGCTGGGATGACGCCGCGCTGCCGGACGATCTGGCGGCCATCGAGCAACTGGTCCATGTGAACCGCGTGCAGTTACTACACCGCCTGGGCGCGCCGGAAGAAGCGCTGGCACGCTTTCTGCCGGCCGAGCCGGGCTAG
- a CDS encoding ATP-binding cassette domain-containing protein → MPILSVENACLAFGHVDLLTHADFQLDAGERVALIGRNGSGKSSLLRVLAGQAPLDDGTVWRTPGLKVAYVPQEPDFALEREVFATVADGLGEVARLLVDYHAAMQAVAESATPAALARLDALQHAVEAADAWRLNQRVEQMLARLGLAAEVRVGSLSGGGLKRVALARALVAEPDLLLLDEPTNHLDLDGILWLEALIREFRGAVVVITHDRVFLDNVATRIVELDRGRLTSYPGRFADYQRRKAEALAAEEKAHARFDKLLAQEEVWIRKGVEARRTRNEGRVRRLEALRRERAARRERLGHVNLAVDSGQMSGQMVAELHHVTKRLGGRTVVRDFSTRIMRGDRIGLIGPNGAGKTTLLKLILGEIPPDAGTVRRGTRQQVAYFDQLREQLDPEAPLTEVISPGSDYVEIAGEKKHVIGYLGDFLFAPQRARSPVKSLSGGERNRLLLARLFARPANVLVLDEPTNDLDIETLDLLEELLAGYDGTLFLVSHDRAFLDNVVTQVIAAEGDGRWGEYAGGYADWQRVKQAQAEAAARETMSAPAIAPKPAAPAEKPATPRSGKLSYNEKRELEALPDRIAALENEQAALHARMADPALYQNAPHEVAQCKARLTAIEAELETLLRRWEELESRAGG, encoded by the coding sequence ATGCCGATTTTGTCCGTGGAAAACGCCTGCCTGGCCTTTGGTCATGTGGATCTTTTGACCCATGCCGATTTTCAGCTCGATGCCGGCGAGCGGGTGGCGCTGATCGGCCGCAACGGTTCGGGCAAATCCAGCCTGCTGCGGGTGTTGGCCGGCCAAGCGCCGCTCGACGATGGCACGGTTTGGCGGACGCCCGGGCTCAAGGTGGCTTATGTGCCGCAGGAGCCCGATTTTGCACTCGAGCGCGAAGTGTTTGCTACCGTGGCCGATGGCCTGGGCGAGGTGGCCCGCCTGTTGGTGGATTACCACGCGGCCATGCAAGCGGTGGCCGAATCGGCCACTCCAGCCGCGCTGGCGCGCTTGGACGCCTTGCAGCATGCAGTGGAGGCGGCCGATGCCTGGCGGCTGAATCAGCGTGTGGAGCAGATGCTGGCACGTCTGGGGCTGGCCGCCGAGGTGCGGGTTGGCAGTCTATCCGGCGGCGGTCTCAAGCGCGTGGCCCTGGCCCGCGCACTGGTGGCCGAGCCGGACCTGCTGTTGCTCGATGAGCCCACCAACCATCTCGATCTGGACGGCATCTTGTGGCTGGAAGCGTTGATCCGCGAGTTTCGCGGCGCGGTGGTGGTGATCACGCATGACCGTGTTTTTCTGGACAATGTCGCCACCCGCATCGTCGAACTGGATCGCGGCCGGCTGACCAGCTACCCAGGGCGGTTTGCCGATTACCAGCGCCGCAAAGCCGAAGCACTGGCCGCAGAAGAAAAAGCCCATGCACGTTTCGACAAACTGCTGGCGCAGGAAGAGGTGTGGATTCGCAAAGGTGTGGAGGCGCGCCGCACCCGCAACGAAGGCCGGGTGCGCCGGCTGGAGGCGCTGCGCCGCGAGCGTGCCGCGCGCCGGGAACGACTCGGCCATGTCAATCTTGCGGTGGATAGCGGCCAGATGAGCGGGCAGATGGTGGCCGAGCTTCATCATGTGACCAAGCGCTTGGGCGGACGCACCGTGGTGCGCGACTTTTCCACCCGCATCATGCGTGGCGACCGCATCGGCCTGATCGGCCCCAATGGCGCGGGCAAAACCACGCTGCTGAAGCTCATTTTGGGCGAAATTCCCCCGGACGCAGGCACGGTGCGTCGTGGCACCCGCCAGCAGGTGGCCTATTTCGACCAGCTGCGCGAGCAGCTCGACCCGGAAGCGCCGCTCACCGAAGTGATCAGCCCCGGCTCGGACTATGTGGAAATCGCCGGCGAGAAAAAGCATGTCATTGGCTATTTGGGCGATTTTCTGTTTGCGCCGCAGCGTGCGCGCTCGCCGGTCAAATCATTGTCCGGCGGCGAGCGCAACCGCCTGCTGCTGGCGCGCCTGTTTGCCCGTCCGGCCAACGTGCTGGTGCTCGATGAGCCCACCAACGACCTCGACATCGAAACCTTGGACCTGCTCGAGGAGCTGCTCGCCGGCTACGACGGCACGCTCTTTTTGGTGAGCCACGACCGCGCCTTTCTGGATAACGTGGTCACCCAGGTGATCGCGGCTGAGGGCGATGGCAGATGGGGCGAGTACGCCGGCGGCTACGCCGATTGGCAACGCGTCAAGCAGGCGCAGGCCGAGGCCGCGGCACGCGAGACCATGAGTGCGCCGGCTATCGCCCCCAAACCTGCCGCGCCGGCTGAAAAACCGGCCACCCCGCGCAGCGGCAAGTTGAGTTACAACGAAAAGCGCGAACTGGAGGCGCTGCCGGATCGCATTGCCGCGCTGGAAAACGAGCAGGCCGCGCTGCACGCGCGCATGGCCGACCCCGCGCTGTACCAGAACGCGCCGCACGAGGTTGCCCAATGCAAAGCACGGCTGACGGCGATCGAAGCGGAACTGGAGACGCTGCTGCGGCGCTGGGAGGAGCTGGAGTCCCGCGCAGGCGGCTGA
- a CDS encoding MFS transporter, with protein MTPVDSSVLPLRRPAVVLACGALILTLAMGVRHTGGLFLPPMTADQGWSREMFSFAIAVQNLMWGLFQPFAGAFADRHGAGRTLVGGALLYGLGLVIMAHADTALGLNLGAGLLVGMGLAGTTFSVVLGVVGRMAPPAKRSLWLGIASAGGSFGQFAVLPVGQALIVGVGWQQALLWLAFGVALIIPLARAVTGTAGSSHGNQTFGEALVEAGRTPSFHFLFWSFFVCGFQTAFIMLHLPAFVVDGGLSANVGMTAVALIGLFNIAGSFLSGWLGGLYSKKWLLAWIYALRVVAILGILFLPLGPLVLYAFAAIMGLLWLGTVPLTNGLVAQIFGLKFVGMLYGIVFLGHQIGGFLGAWLGGRIFDITGSYEQAWWLAIGLSVIAALLCLPVRERALLRGGQQAA; from the coding sequence GTGACCCCAGTCGATTCCTCCGTTTTGCCGCTGCGCCGGCCAGCCGTGGTGCTGGCCTGCGGTGCGCTGATCCTCACTCTGGCGATGGGGGTGCGCCACACCGGCGGCCTGTTCTTGCCGCCGATGACCGCCGATCAAGGCTGGTCGCGGGAGATGTTCTCCTTCGCCATCGCCGTGCAAAACCTGATGTGGGGGCTGTTCCAGCCCTTTGCCGGGGCGTTTGCCGACCGTCATGGCGCCGGCCGCACCCTGGTCGGCGGCGCGCTGTTGTATGGGCTGGGTCTGGTCATCATGGCCCATGCCGACACCGCGCTGGGGCTCAACCTGGGCGCGGGCCTGCTGGTTGGCATGGGGCTTGCGGGGACCACCTTCAGCGTGGTGCTGGGCGTGGTCGGGCGCATGGCGCCGCCGGCAAAGCGCAGCCTGTGGCTGGGTATTGCCAGCGCGGGCGGCAGCTTTGGGCAGTTCGCGGTGTTGCCGGTGGGCCAAGCGCTGATCGTCGGCGTGGGCTGGCAGCAGGCGCTGTTGTGGCTGGCCTTCGGCGTGGCGTTGATCATCCCGCTGGCGCGTGCGGTCACCGGCACCGCCGGCAGCAGTCACGGCAACCAGACTTTCGGCGAGGCCCTGGTCGAGGCGGGCCGCACGCCGAGCTTCCACTTCCTGTTCTGGAGCTTCTTCGTGTGCGGCTTCCAGACCGCCTTCATCATGCTGCATCTGCCGGCCTTCGTGGTGGATGGTGGGCTGTCGGCCAACGTCGGCATGACCGCGGTGGCGCTGATCGGTCTGTTCAACATCGCCGGCTCCTTTTTGTCCGGTTGGTTGGGCGGGCTGTACAGCAAGAAGTGGCTGTTGGCGTGGATCTATGCGCTGCGCGTGGTGGCCATCCTGGGTATTTTGTTCCTGCCGCTCGGGCCGCTGGTGCTGTACGCCTTCGCTGCCATCATGGGGCTGCTGTGGCTGGGCACGGTGCCGCTTACCAACGGGTTGGTGGCGCAGATCTTCGGCTTGAAGTTCGTCGGCATGTTGTACGGCATCGTCTTTCTTGGCCACCAGATCGGCGGTTTTCTCGGCGCTTGGCTGGGGGGGCGGATCTTCGATATCACCGGTTCCTATGAGCAGGCGTGGTGGCTGGCCATCGGTTTGTCGGTGATCGCCGCGCTGCTGTGCCTGCCGGTGCGCGAGCGCGCGCTGCTGCGCGGCGGGCAGCAGGCGGCTTGA
- a CDS encoding LemA family protein produces the protein MSVSAALLWAALAVLLIYAVLIYNGLVRLKHNVARAWSNIDVLLKQRHDELPKLVEVCRHYKEFEQDTLLRVTEARARVAQARQAHDLPALGAAETQLRTGLGQIFAVLEAYPELKANEHFMQLAARITALENAIADRREWYNESVNAHNIRIEQFPDILVARLFGYTAQPLLRFASAEKADVDIKALLSA, from the coding sequence ATGAGCGTTTCGGCCGCCCTGCTGTGGGCTGCGCTGGCGGTGCTGCTGATCTACGCGGTACTGATCTACAACGGCCTGGTGCGGCTCAAGCACAACGTGGCGCGCGCCTGGTCGAACATCGACGTTTTGCTCAAGCAGCGTCATGACGAACTGCCCAAGCTGGTCGAGGTGTGCCGCCACTACAAAGAATTCGAGCAGGACACCCTGCTGCGTGTCACCGAGGCGCGCGCCCGTGTCGCGCAGGCCCGCCAAGCCCATGACCTGCCCGCCTTGGGCGCGGCCGAAACCCAATTGCGCACCGGCCTGGGGCAAATTTTTGCCGTGCTGGAGGCCTACCCGGAACTCAAGGCCAATGAGCATTTCATGCAGCTCGCCGCCCGCATCACCGCCTTGGAAAACGCCATCGCCGACCGGCGCGAGTGGTACAACGAGTCGGTCAACGCGCACAACATCCGTATCGAGCAATTCCCGGACATCCTCGTCGCCCGTCTGTTCGGCTACACCGCCCAGCCGCTGCTGCGCTTTGCCAGTGCGGAAAAAGCCGATGTAGATATCAAAGCGCTGCTGAGCGCTTGA
- a CDS encoding oxidoreductase, whose product MAPFKALLIEQDDQRKIKSGLTTLTEAQLDAGEVLIRVHYSSINYKDALAATGAGKIIRRFPCVGGIDLSGEVVESSDARFKPGDAVIATSFDIGVSHHGGYAEYARIPAGWVVPLPAGLDLFEAMALGTAGFTAALGIVRMEDNGLAPANGPVVVTGATGGVGGLAIDMLAKLGYHVVALTGKEAESDYLKALGAAEILLRSSIDFDKVRPLESARWAGAVDNVGGQILHWVLANMKQAGTVASIGNAASFNISTTVFPFILRGVSLLGVDSGYMGFPTRQKVWDRLAGDLKPRHLAKVTRMITLDELPAAFDAYIKGEVKGRTVVRIGA is encoded by the coding sequence ATTGCTCCCTTCAAGGCCCTGCTGATCGAACAGGATGACCAGCGCAAGATCAAAAGCGGCCTCACCACCCTGACCGAAGCCCAACTCGATGCCGGTGAAGTGCTGATCCGGGTGCACTATTCCAGCATCAACTACAAGGATGCGCTGGCGGCAACCGGGGCGGGCAAGATCATCCGCCGTTTTCCCTGTGTGGGCGGCATCGATCTGTCCGGTGAGGTGGTCGAAAGCAGCGATGCGCGCTTCAAGCCGGGCGATGCGGTCATTGCCACCAGTTTTGACATCGGCGTCTCCCATCATGGCGGCTATGCCGAATATGCGCGCATTCCGGCCGGCTGGGTGGTGCCGCTACCTGCCGGGCTGGATCTTTTCGAAGCGATGGCGCTGGGTACTGCCGGCTTTACCGCGGCGCTGGGCATCGTGCGCATGGAAGACAACGGCTTGGCGCCGGCCAACGGCCCGGTGGTGGTGACCGGGGCAACCGGCGGGGTGGGCGGGTTGGCCATCGATATGCTGGCCAAACTCGGCTATCACGTGGTGGCGCTGACCGGCAAGGAAGCCGAGAGCGACTATCTCAAGGCGCTCGGAGCGGCTGAGATTCTGCTGCGCTCATCGATCGACTTCGACAAGGTGCGGCCGCTGGAGAGCGCACGCTGGGCGGGGGCGGTGGATAATGTAGGCGGACAGATCCTGCACTGGGTGCTGGCCAATATGAAGCAGGCCGGCACCGTGGCCAGCATCGGCAATGCGGCGAGCTTCAATATCAGCACTACGGTGTTCCCCTTCATTTTGCGCGGAGTGAGCCTGCTGGGCGTGGATTCCGGCTATATGGGTTTTCCAACCCGGCAAAAGGTCTGGGACCGCTTGGCCGGCGATTTGAAGCCGCGCCATTTGGCCAAGGTAACCCGCATGATTACGCTCGATGAGCTGCCGGCCGCCTTTGACGCTTATATCAAGGGCGAAGTCAAGGGTCGTACCGTGGTGCGTATCGGCGCGTGA
- a CDS encoding response regulator: MSDEVKEALPKVLIVDDSRMVRASIVRHLRDRFQVREEVDGEAGWEALVIDPEIQLVITDIGMPRLDGYGLLERIRSSKLSRVHDLPVVVISGEEDRESREKAYKLGANDFITKGIGATELLARIESLSRLAQTSRELEQSRAALAAQSPVDPTTGLATGAYLNWHAEQEMALAKRRGGDGRGAKTEISTMVVEIDHYDQLVQWHGQHVAQLVTRKLSKILATKVRKEDTVAQLAPDQFAVLSPSTDLVGCCAFALRLQRAIENLVMTYRDERIRISVTAGVACSSVDDVQTVSQLIGLAVQRAEQGRAAGGNKVVADQGEVGREFVERVFRQAVSIDHALLQLKAGATDEVIERLPEVVATLLPLLELLESRIHCGLPLDVLGQHASTAAAETYDPRRTSI, translated from the coding sequence ATGAGCGATGAGGTCAAGGAAGCCTTACCCAAAGTCCTGATCGTGGACGATTCGCGCATGGTGCGCGCATCCATCGTGCGGCACTTGCGCGACCGTTTCCAGGTCCGCGAGGAGGTCGATGGCGAGGCTGGTTGGGAAGCCTTGGTTATCGATCCCGAGATTCAATTGGTGATTACCGATATCGGTATGCCGCGGCTGGACGGATACGGGCTGCTGGAACGTATCCGCAGCTCTAAATTGTCCCGGGTGCACGATCTGCCGGTGGTGGTGATTTCCGGCGAGGAAGACCGCGAGTCGCGTGAGAAGGCCTATAAACTTGGCGCCAATGACTTCATCACCAAGGGCATCGGTGCCACCGAGTTGCTCGCCCGTATCGAATCGCTCAGCCGCTTGGCGCAGACCAGCCGCGAACTGGAGCAAAGCCGCGCTGCGCTGGCGGCGCAAAGTCCGGTCGATCCGACCACCGGCCTGGCCACCGGCGCGTATCTGAACTGGCATGCCGAACAGGAAATGGCGCTGGCCAAGCGCCGTGGCGGGGACGGGCGCGGGGCAAAAACCGAAATCAGCACCATGGTGGTCGAAATCGATCACTACGACCAGTTGGTGCAATGGCATGGCCAACATGTCGCCCAGCTGGTCACCCGCAAACTGTCCAAGATTCTGGCCACCAAGGTGCGCAAGGAAGACACTGTGGCACAACTGGCGCCCGACCAGTTTGCCGTGCTCTCACCCAGCACCGACCTGGTCGGCTGCTGCGCCTTTGCCTTGCGGCTGCAGCGCGCCATCGAAAATCTGGTGATGACTTACCGCGACGAGCGCATCCGCATCAGCGTGACCGCTGGCGTGGCCTGCTCGTCGGTCGACGATGTGCAGACGGTGAGCCAGCTCATTGGTCTTGCGGTGCAGCGGGCCGAGCAGGGCCGTGCTGCCGGTGGCAACAAAGTGGTCGCCGATCAGGGCGAAGTGGGGCGTGAATTCGTCGAACGGGTTTTCCGTCAGGCGGTCAGCATCGATCATGCTTTGCTTCAGCTCAAGGCTGGTGCCACGGACGAGGTGATCGAGCGCTTGCCGGAGGTGGTCGCCACACTGCTACCCTTGCTCGAATTGCTAGAATCCCGGATTCATTGCGGCTTGCCGCTCGATGTGCTCGGCCAGCATGCCAGCACTGCCGCAGCCGAGACCTACGATCCGAGACGCACGTCCATATAA
- a CDS encoding propionate--CoA ligase produces MSSYKDFHRRSIEERDAFWAEQAALVHWNKPADEVCDFSRPPFVKWFKGGETNLCYNAVDRHAAKRPDDRALIYISTETNEEKVYSFAELQREVERMAAIYQELGVKRGDRVLIYMPMIAEAAFAMLACVRIGAIHSVVFGGFAAGSLATRIDDAKPVLMVSADAGMRNGKPVPYKHLVDEACALAQFPPAKVLIVDRGLDKDFPKVEGRDVDYASLRAKHMDAQVPVTWLESSEPSYILYTSGTTGKPKGVQRDTGGYTVALAASMKYIFTGFEGETMFATSDIGWVVGHSYIVYGPLIAGMATVMYEGTPLRPDAGIWWRIVEKYKVNVMFSAPTAVRVLKKQDPAYLKKYDLSSLKHLFLAGEPLDETSHKWIMDELGIPVIDNYWQTETGWPMLAICRGVEEARIKLGSPAFPVYGYDLRIFREDGTECGPNEKGIVGIVPPLPPGCLSTVWGQDERFVSTYFSLFKDPVVYSSSDWGIKDEDGYHTILGRMDDVINVAGHRLGTREIEEAVQAHPAIAEVAVVGVADEVKGQVPMAFAVVKNAASIETAEQRAALEKEVMKTVDNLLGAIARPSRVHFISGLPKTRSGKMLRRSIQALAEGRDPGDLTTIDDPSTLEQIKAALAG; encoded by the coding sequence ATGAGTAGTTATAAGGACTTTCACCGCCGTTCCATCGAGGAGCGCGACGCCTTCTGGGCCGAGCAAGCCGCCTTGGTGCACTGGAACAAGCCGGCCGACGAGGTGTGCGATTTTTCGCGTCCGCCCTTCGTCAAATGGTTCAAAGGGGGTGAGACCAACCTGTGTTACAACGCGGTGGACCGTCACGCGGCCAAGCGACCCGATGACCGTGCGTTGATTTATATCTCCACCGAGACCAACGAGGAAAAGGTCTATTCCTTTGCCGAGCTGCAGCGCGAAGTCGAGCGCATGGCGGCGATCTACCAGGAGCTCGGGGTCAAGCGCGGCGACCGGGTGCTGATCTACATGCCGATGATTGCGGAAGCGGCTTTTGCCATGCTGGCCTGCGTGCGCATCGGTGCGATCCACTCGGTGGTGTTCGGCGGCTTTGCGGCCGGCTCACTCGCCACCCGTATCGACGACGCCAAGCCGGTGCTGATGGTGTCGGCCGATGCCGGCATGCGTAACGGCAAGCCGGTGCCTTACAAGCATCTGGTCGATGAAGCCTGCGCCTTGGCGCAGTTCCCGCCGGCCAAGGTGCTGATCGTCGATCGCGGTCTGGACAAAGATTTCCCCAAGGTCGAGGGGCGCGACGTCGATTATGCCAGTCTGCGCGCCAAGCACATGGACGCCCAGGTTCCGGTGACCTGGTTGGAGTCCTCCGAGCCCAGCTACATCCTGTATACCTCCGGCACCACCGGCAAGCCCAAGGGCGTGCAGCGCGACACCGGCGGCTACACCGTGGCGCTGGCCGCGTCGATGAAGTACATCTTCACCGGCTTCGAGGGTGAGACCATGTTCGCCACCTCGGACATCGGCTGGGTGGTCGGCCATAGCTACATTGTCTATGGTCCGCTGATCGCCGGGATGGCCACGGTGATGTACGAGGGCACACCGCTGCGTCCGGACGCCGGCATCTGGTGGCGCATCGTCGAGAAGTACAAGGTCAACGTGATGTTCTCCGCGCCCACCGCGGTGCGTGTGTTGAAGAAGCAGGATCCGGCCTACCTCAAGAAGTACGATTTGTCTTCGCTCAAGCACCTGTTTCTGGCCGGCGAGCCGCTGGATGAAACCAGCCACAAGTGGATCATGGACGAGCTGGGCATTCCGGTCATCGACAACTACTGGCAGACCGAGACCGGCTGGCCGATGCTGGCGATCTGCCGTGGCGTGGAAGAGGCGCGCATCAAGCTCGGTTCGCCCGCTTTCCCGGTGTATGGCTACGATCTACGCATCTTCCGCGAGGACGGCACCGAGTGTGGCCCCAATGAGAAGGGCATCGTCGGTATCGTGCCGCCGCTGCCGCCGGGCTGCCTATCTACTGTTTGGGGGCAGGACGAGCGCTTCGTGTCCACCTATTTCAGCCTGTTCAAAGACCCGGTGGTGTATTCCTCCTCCGACTGGGGGATCAAGGACGAAGACGGCTACCACACCATTCTTGGGCGCATGGACGACGTGATCAACGTGGCCGGTCACCGTCTGGGTACCCGCGAAATCGAAGAAGCGGTGCAGGCCCATCCGGCCATTGCCGAAGTGGCGGTGGTGGGCGTGGCCGACGAGGTCAAGGGGCAGGTGCCGATGGCCTTTGCCGTGGTCAAGAACGCCGCCAGCATCGAAACCGCCGAGCAGCGCGCGGCGCTGGAAAAAGAGGTGATGAAAACGGTCGATAACTTGCTCGGCGCCATTGCCCGTCCAAGCCGGGTGCATTTCATCTCCGGCCTGCCCAAGACCCGCTCGGGCAAGATGCTGCGCCGCTCCATCCAAGCGCTGGCTGAAGGGCGTGATCCGGGTGACCTGACCACCATCGACGATCCGTCCACCCTGGAACAGATCAAGGCCGCCCTGGCCGGCTGA